A genome region from Ptiloglossa arizonensis isolate GNS036 chromosome 4, iyPtiAriz1_principal, whole genome shotgun sequence includes the following:
- the LOC143145444 gene encoding dynein axonemal light chain 4-like, which yields MSAEEVKKTEEPLILHTYPLCEHCDMKEDMKQEAMEICVTASEKFTDNYEIAARTIKDSLDKRFGGPFQVVVGESYGCAIIYQAKSLLYMYNGGNIAILAWRTIASF from the exons ATGTCAGCAGAGGAAGTAAAGAAAACTGAAGAACCTTTGATTTTACATACATATCCTTTGTGTgag CATTGTGACATGAAGGAAGACATGAAACAAGAAGCTATGGAAATATGTGTCACTGCATCAGAAAAATTTACGGATAATTATGAAATTGCGGCTCGAACAATTAAAGATAGTTTAGATAAAAGATTTGGAGGTCCGTTTCAGGTAGTTGTTGGAGAATCATATGGTTGTGCGATTATATATCAAGCAAAATCAttgttatatatgtataatggTGGTAATATTGCCATTCTTGCATGGAGAACGATTGCAAGTTTTTAA
- the Hat1 gene encoding histone acetyltransferase 1: MEDPAMARLKTLVVSSNEALEFKLIRNVEDLENDEIIFKPEMSHQVFGDSESIFGYRDLRVKLYYSSGCLETYLGMTYSEKVNKMIYEGVEADEVLPKIAEKLAPRVHENLDAFIKSLKKDDTFRPHGELLHSFSINDKGCTRKFEVYKADMTYKGFKEYHQRLQTFVLWYIDAANFIDVDDDRWHYFNMFEKYHAADGSVHYGTIGYATVYQYYAYPHHTRPRIAQVLILPPFQNMGLGAHLLHAIYREYIGRNQVKDITVEDPSVTFQRLRDYVDAMNCNTLPSFSREYLLQGFNKTMAAEAKEKFKINKKQARRVYEILRLRATDLINEQEYREYRLDVKRRLNIPYRREQNDLKKLECALQNIDKRSNITLPTLEQRMQTLEKEYRSLEEEYKKVIKRLEEAEEL; this comes from the exons ATGGAAGATCCAGCTATGGCACGTTTAAAAACTTTAGTAGTAAGCAGCAATGAAgccttggaattcaaattgatcCGTAATGTAGAAGATCTAGAAAATGATGAAATCATATTTAAACCAGAAATGTCTCATCAAGTATTTGGGGACAG TGAATCTATATTTGGTTACCGGGATCTCAGAGTGAAGCTGTATTACTCATCAGGTTGCTTAGAAACTTATTTGGGCATGACATATTCagaaaaagtaaacaaaatGATTTACGAAGGAGTTGAGGCTGATgaagtattgccaaaaattgcaGAAAAACTGGCACCACGAGTTCATGAAAACTTAGATGCATTTATTAAATCCCTGAAGAAAGACGATACATTTAGACCTCATGGGGAATTGCTCCATTCATTTTCTATTaatg ATAAAGGTTGTACAAGGAAATTTGAAGTTTATAAAGCAGATATGACTTACAAAGGATTCAAAGAATATCACCAACGTCTTCAAACATTTGTCCTCTGGTATATAGATGCTGCTAATTTTATAGATGTTGATGATGATCGATGGCATTACTTTAATAT GTTTGAAAAGTACCATGCAGCAGATGGTTCTGTTCATTATGGAACTATTGGTTATGCAACTGTGTATCAGTATTATGCATACCCGCATCATACTAGACCCCGTATAGCTCAAGTTTTAATTCTACCACCATTTCAAAATATGGGTCTTGGTGCTCATTTATTACATGCTATTTATCGCGAATATATTGGAAGAAATCAAGTTAAAGATATAACAG TTGAGGACCCGTCTGTGACTTTTCAACGACTAAGAGATTACGTGGACGCAATGAACTGTAACACGTTACCTAGTTTTTCACGAGAGTATCTACTTCAAGGTTTTAATAAAACAATGGCTGcagaagcaaaagaaaaattcaagatCAATAAG aaacaaGCTCGTAGGGTGtatgaaattttgcgattgcgTGCAACAGATTTAATAAACGAACAAGAATATCGCGAATACAGATTAGATGTAAAAAGGAGGTTGAATATTCCATATAGACGTGAacaaaacgatttaaaaaagtTGGAATGTGCATTACAAAATATTGATAAACGATCAAATATTACATTACCCACATTGGAGCAACGAATGCAAACACTCGAGAAAGAATATAGAAGTTTAGAAGAGGAATATAAAAAAGTTATTAAACGCTTGGAAGAAGCGGAAGAACTTTGA
- the LOC143145347 gene encoding S-methyl-5'-thioadenosine phosphorylase isoform X1 — protein sequence MATYKVKIGIIGGSGLDDPQNEIFNMHKVITREEAKNDFGLPSSDLYYGTLNRVDVILLSRHGSGHKISPTAVNYRANIEALRLAKCTHILASAACGSLQESISKGQLVVPNSFIDKTIKRNTTFYDGTSSEYSGVCHMPMEPAFNPETSKILFEVAKDLGYEIRNGGTVVVIEGPHFSSKAESNALRLWGGDLVGMTTCPEVYLAKEAGLLYTVIAMATDYDCWRDCEDNVHAADVVAVFKQNVSKVTNLLLKAIEVIGERNWDNEINTLKALCHSSNVSS from the exons ATGGCTACGTATAAAGTCAAG ATCGGTATAATTGGCGGTTCTGGTTTAGATGATCCTCAAAATGAAATCTTCAATATGCACAAAGTAATTACCCGAGAAGAAGCCAAAAATGATTTTGGATTACCTTCAAGCGATCTCTATTACGGAACACTTAATCGTGTAGACGTGATATTATTATCAAG ACATGGATCAGGTCATAAAATAAGTCCAACTGCAGTGAATTATCGTGCAAACATTGAAGCTTTACGATTAGCTAAATGTACTCACATACTTGCATCTGCAGCTTGTGGTTCCTTACAAGAATCCATTTCCAAAGGGCAATTGGTTGTTCCAAATAGTTTTATAGataaaacaataaaaagaaataccacTTTTTATGATGGCACTTCATCTGAATATTCAG GTGTGTGCCATATGCCAATGGAACCAGCCTTTAATCCAGAGAcatcaaaaatattattcgaagttGCCAAAGACCTAGGATATGAAATACGAAATGGTGGAACTGTAGTAGTTATAGAAGGACCTCATTTTTCTTCAAAAGCCGAAAGTAATGCATTGCGTCTATGGGGTGGAGATTTAGTTGGTATGACTACATGTCCAGag GTATATTTGGCAAAAGAAGCAGGTCTCTTGTATACAGTTATAGCAATGGCAACAGATTACGATTGTTGGCGAGACTGTGAAGATAATGTTCATGCGGCTGATGTGGTAGCAGTATTTAAACAAAATGTCAGTAAAGTAACAAACCTACTCCTTAAAGCAATCGAAGTTATAGGTGAAAGGAATTGGGATAATGAAATCAATACTTTGAAG gcATTGTGTCACAGTAGTAATGTTTcttcttaa
- the LOC143145347 gene encoding S-methyl-5'-thioadenosine phosphorylase isoform X2, which translates to MHKVITREEAKNDFGLPSSDLYYGTLNRVDVILLSRHGSGHKISPTAVNYRANIEALRLAKCTHILASAACGSLQESISKGQLVVPNSFIDKTIKRNTTFYDGTSSEYSGVCHMPMEPAFNPETSKILFEVAKDLGYEIRNGGTVVVIEGPHFSSKAESNALRLWGGDLVGMTTCPEVYLAKEAGLLYTVIAMATDYDCWRDCEDNVHAADVVAVFKQNVSKVTNLLLKAIEVIGERNWDNEINTLKALCHSSNVSS; encoded by the exons ATGCACAAAGTAATTACCCGAGAAGAAGCCAAAAATGATTTTGGATTACCTTCAAGCGATCTCTATTACGGAACACTTAATCGTGTAGACGTGATATTATTATCAAG ACATGGATCAGGTCATAAAATAAGTCCAACTGCAGTGAATTATCGTGCAAACATTGAAGCTTTACGATTAGCTAAATGTACTCACATACTTGCATCTGCAGCTTGTGGTTCCTTACAAGAATCCATTTCCAAAGGGCAATTGGTTGTTCCAAATAGTTTTATAGataaaacaataaaaagaaataccacTTTTTATGATGGCACTTCATCTGAATATTCAG GTGTGTGCCATATGCCAATGGAACCAGCCTTTAATCCAGAGAcatcaaaaatattattcgaagttGCCAAAGACCTAGGATATGAAATACGAAATGGTGGAACTGTAGTAGTTATAGAAGGACCTCATTTTTCTTCAAAAGCCGAAAGTAATGCATTGCGTCTATGGGGTGGAGATTTAGTTGGTATGACTACATGTCCAGag GTATATTTGGCAAAAGAAGCAGGTCTCTTGTATACAGTTATAGCAATGGCAACAGATTACGATTGTTGGCGAGACTGTGAAGATAATGTTCATGCGGCTGATGTGGTAGCAGTATTTAAACAAAATGTCAGTAAAGTAACAAACCTACTCCTTAAAGCAATCGAAGTTATAGGTGAAAGGAATTGGGATAATGAAATCAATACTTTGAAG gcATTGTGTCACAGTAGTAATGTTTcttcttaa